A genomic region of Phragmites australis chromosome 2, lpPhrAust1.1, whole genome shotgun sequence contains the following coding sequences:
- the LOC133907644 gene encoding probable polygalacturonase yields the protein MEAAMARRWWPRLLLAVVAAVLSAAAGAVAQEQATCSGAVPAPPRRGAWVSVASFGGAGDGRTLNTAAFARAVASIERRRAPGGAMLYVPPGVWLTGPFNLTSRMTLFLARGAVIRATQDTSSWPLIEPLPSYGVGRELPGGRYVSLIHGNGLQDVVITGENGTIDGQGTVWWDMWKKGTLPFTRPHLLELISSSDVILSNVVFQDSPFWNIHPVYCSNVVISNVTVLAPHDSPNTDGVDPDSSSNVCIEDCYISTGDDVIAIKSGWDEYGITYGRPSSGITIRRITGSSPFAGIAVGSETSGGVENVLAEHLNFFSSGFGIHIKTNTGRGGFIRNVTISNVTLDNVRYGLRIAGDVGGHPDDRYNRSALPIVDALTIKNVQGENIREAGLIKGIANSAFSRICLSNIKLSGGTPVRPWKCEAVSGGALDVQPPPCTELTTTSGTSFCANSL from the exons ATGGAGGCTGCTATGGCGCGGCGGTGGTggccgcggctgctgctggccgTGGTAGCTGCTGTGCTGTCGGCTGCGGCCGGTGCGGTGGCGCAGGAACAGGCGACGTGCTCGGGCGCTgtgccggcgccgccgcggcgcgggGCGTGGGTGTCCGTGGCCAGCTTCGGCGGCGCGGGCGACGGGCGGACGCTCAACACGGCGGCGTTCGCGCGCGCCGTGGCCAGCATCGAGCGCCGCCGCGCGCCGGGCGGGGCGATGCTGTACGTGCCGCCCGGGGTGTGGCTCACGGGGCCCTTCAACCTCACCTCGCGCATGACGCTCTTCCTCGCTCGCGGCGCCGTTATCCGCGCCACCCAG GATACATCAAGTTGGCCACTGATCGAACCGCTGCCCTCATATGGGGTAGGGCGAGAGCTGCCCGGAGGAAGATACGTAAGTTTGATCCATGGCAATGGCCTTCAAGATGTTGTTATCACAG GTGAGAATGGAACTATTGATGGTCAAGGCACTGTGTGGTGGGACATGTGGAAGAAGGGCACACTGCCCTTCACAAGGCCTCACCTGCTTGAGCTTATAAGCTCTTCTGATGTTATCTTATCCAACGTCGTCTTCCAGGATTCGCCGTTCTGGAACATTCATCCTGTTTATTGCAG CAATGTTGTGATAAGTAATGTGACTGTACTAGCTCCACATGACTCCCCTAATACTGATGGAGTTGATCCAG ATTCCAGCAGCAACGTTTGCATTGAGGATTGCTACATTTCAACTGGCGATGATGTGATCGCCATCAAGAGTGGCTGGGATGAGTATGGGATCACTTATGGCCGCCCCAGCTCTGGCATCACCATCCGACGGATAACAGGCTCCTCCCCTTTTGCCGGCATTGCTGTCGGAAGCGAGACATCTGGTGGTGTGGAGAACGTCCTTGCAGAACACCTGAATTTCTTCAGCTCAGGGTTCGGGATCCACATCAAGACCAACACCGGCAGGGGAGGGTTCATCCGGAACGTCACCATCTCCAACGTGACCCTGGACAATGTCCGGTACGGCCTGAGGATCGCCGGTGATGTAGGAGGCCACCCTGACGACCGCTACAACCGTAGTGCTCTCCCGATTGTTGATGCCCTGACGATAAAGAATGTCCAGGGCGAGAACATCAGGGAGGCTGGCCTGATCAAGGGCATTGCCAACTCGGCCTTCTCCCGGATCTGCTTGTCGAACATCAAGCTCAGCGGTGGCACACCGGTCCGGCCATGGAAATGTGAGGCTGTCAGTGGCGGCGCCCTTGACGTGCAGCCGCCCCCGTGTACAGAATTGACTACAACGTCTGGGACGAGCTTCTGTGCAAATTCGCTCTGA